The following proteins come from a genomic window of Peromyscus eremicus chromosome 23, PerEre_H2_v1, whole genome shotgun sequence:
- the LOC131898497 gene encoding oncomodulin encodes MSITDVLSADDIAAALQECQDPDTFEPQKFFQTSGLSKMSASQVKDVFRFIDNDQSGYLDEEELKFFLQKFQSDARELTESETKSLMAAADNDGDGKIGADEFQEMVHS; translated from the exons ATGAGCATCACGGATGTGCTTAGTGCTGACGACATTGCGGCAGCCCTGCAGGAATGCCAAG ACCCAGACACTTTTGAACCACAAAAGTTCTTCCAGACATCAGGCCTCTCCAAGATGTCCGCCAGCCAAGTGAAGGATGTCTTCCGGTTCATTGACAATGATCAGAGTGGATacttggatgaagaggagctcaA GTTTTTCCTCCAGAAGTTCCAGAGTGATGCTAGAGAGCTGACTGAGTCAGAGACCAAGTCCCTGATGGCTGCAGCAGACAATGACGGAGATGGGAAGATTGGGGCCGATG AATTCCAGGAAATGGTGCATTCTTAA